One genomic region from uncultured Treponema sp. encodes:
- a CDS encoding helix-turn-helix transcriptional regulator, with the protein MTPKLLQERLSFNLKKIRKILGFSQEKLAEKAQISFQMINDIEGCRRWPSEKTLSKLANALQTDVYTLFLPENTNAQATPFQKQTIATDLQKLFAESVEQYLEKQDAFSLPNSSQKI; encoded by the coding sequence ATGACTCCGAAATTATTGCAAGAACGACTTTCATTCAACTTAAAAAAGATACGAAAAATACTGGGCTTTTCTCAAGAAAAATTAGCAGAAAAAGCTCAGATTTCTTTCCAAATGATAAATGATATAGAAGGTTGCCGCCGCTGGCCAAGCGAGAAAACGCTCTCAAAACTAGCAAACGCTCTTCAAACTGACGTTTATACATTGTTTCTTCCTGAAAACACGAATGCACAGGCAACTCCTTTTCAAAAACAGACTATTGCCACCGATTTGCAAAAGCTTTTTGCAGAATCAGTAGAGCAATATCTTGAAAAACAAGACGCTTTTTCTTTGCCAAATTCATCACAAAAAATTTAA
- a CDS encoding WYL domain-containing protein: protein MSKQTKITYRMIERLSKIHEMIKTGNFPNSNDFAKETESSAATISRDIEYLRDRMNAPIKYDYNQKGFFYTKNYEPNFQNYLSEKDFNTLIAAKNLLSHYKNTPIYKEACNLINLISESCINKNTALIERITVAPTEEVAINQNLWNVIQDALNKNLILKFDYTNRWGKQTEQRKVHPYQIVLDNGICYLFGFDELRNEERIFSLARMKNMTLTEQKFDLPKDFEFNNRLGNSNFGGFFSSKKEHYKIEFYGEARTIIKERKWADNQSFKESKYKTTIEFESTQSLKIKNWVLSNGCKARPIKPNWLFEEWKQNVLEMNRMLNWPL, encoded by the coding sequence ATGAGCAAACAGACAAAAATCACTTACAGAATGATAGAAAGACTTTCAAAAATCCATGAAATGATAAAAACTGGAAATTTTCCTAATTCAAATGATTTTGCAAAAGAAACAGAATCCAGTGCGGCAACCATAAGCCGCGATATTGAATATCTGAGAGACAGAATGAATGCGCCTATAAAATACGATTACAACCAAAAAGGCTTTTTCTACACAAAAAATTACGAACCGAATTTTCAAAATTATCTTTCAGAAAAAGATTTTAACACTCTGATTGCCGCAAAAAATCTGCTTTCACATTATAAAAACACACCAATTTACAAAGAAGCCTGCAATCTTATAAACCTGATTTCGGAATCTTGTATAAATAAAAATACTGCATTAATCGAACGAATTACGGTTGCGCCAACAGAAGAAGTTGCAATAAACCAAAATTTATGGAATGTCATTCAAGACGCATTGAACAAAAATCTTATTCTAAAATTTGATTACACAAATCGCTGGGGAAAACAAACCGAACAAAGAAAAGTCCATCCTTACCAGATTGTTTTGGATAATGGAATTTGTTATCTTTTTGGATTTGACGAATTGCGGAATGAAGAGCGGATTTTTTCATTAGCAAGAATGAAAAACATGACACTAACTGAACAAAAATTTGATTTGCCAAAAGATTTTGAATTCAACAACCGACTTGGAAATTCAAATTTCGGCGGATTTTTCAGCAGCAAAAAAGAACACTACAAAATTGAATTTTATGGAGAAGCCCGAACAATTATAAAAGAGCGAAAATGGGCAGACAATCAAAGCTTCAAAGAAAGCAAATACAAAACTACAATTGAATTTGAAAGCACACAATCACTTAAAATAAAAAACTGGGTGCTTTCAAATGGTTGTAAGGCCCGTCCAATAAAACCTAATTGGCTTTTTGAAGAATGGAAACAAAATGTTCTGGAAATGAACAGAATGTTGAATTGGCCACTTTAA
- a CDS encoding WYL domain-containing protein encodes MTKALSAEEKRIRQAKRDEKKIEKLLNPKLDERCYEILRILRDAPKHPEIKYNSKYFENHFQTSNITILRAIRTLKDMDLIEEKQTHGSYKIKKTVEEIYSNETKKNIALVASLKGLLQQYQNTPLFENITKLIYFLEPKVAKEDSVLSSGRIIVSPQMEYDINVKNWDKINEALSKNRKIQFRYTKPYTNNEAERLVWPFQLILDNGSVYLFAYSEYADCVLLYDLNFMTDIVITEEEFKLPEKYDFNNYCGGGRLGAFKTDNVEKYKIRFTGYAKDWIKLHKWADDQKFKEDKKSTTITFSSSQFEKVLQLIFSWGSQAEPLAPKKLVKRWKEEITILWKKIK; translated from the coding sequence ATGACTAAAGCACTTTCCGCAGAAGAAAAAAGAATCCGACAAGCAAAACGCGATGAAAAAAAAATTGAAAAACTTTTAAATCCAAAACTTGATGAACGCTGCTATGAGATTTTACGCATTCTACGAGATGCTCCAAAACATCCGGAAATAAAATACAATTCCAAATACTTTGAAAATCATTTTCAAACTTCGAACATAACAATTCTTAGAGCAATCCGAACTTTAAAAGACATGGATTTAATAGAAGAAAAACAAACACACGGAAGTTATAAAATCAAAAAAACAGTCGAGGAAATCTACTCTAATGAAACTAAGAAAAATATCGCCCTTGTGGCAAGCCTAAAAGGACTTTTACAACAGTACCAAAATACTCCGCTTTTTGAAAACATTACAAAACTGATTTATTTTCTTGAACCAAAAGTTGCAAAGGAAGATTCCGTTTTGTCTTCCGGGCGCATAATTGTATCTCCTCAAATGGAATATGACATCAATGTAAAAAACTGGGATAAAATAAACGAAGCCTTATCAAAAAATCGAAAAATACAATTTCGCTACACAAAACCATACACAAATAACGAAGCAGAGCGTCTTGTGTGGCCTTTTCAGCTTATTCTGGACAACGGCTCTGTATATCTTTTTGCCTACAGTGAATATGCGGATTGTGTCCTTTTATATGATTTAAATTTTATGACAGACATTGTAATTACAGAAGAAGAATTTAAACTTCCCGAAAAATATGATTTCAATAATTATTGTGGTGGCGGCAGACTTGGGGCATTCAAAACCGATAATGTTGAAAAATATAAAATCCGCTTCACTGGATATGCAAAAGATTGGATAAAACTTCACAAATGGGCAGATGACCAAAAATTTAAGGAAGATAAAAAATCCACAACAATAACTTTTTCTTCAAGCCAATTTGAAAAAGTGCTTCAATTGATCTTTTCTTGGGGTTCACAAGCAGAACCGCTTGCTCCAAAAAAACTGGTAAAAAGATGGAAAGAAGAAATTACAATTTTATGGAAAAAGATA